In uncultured Cohaesibacter sp., a genomic segment contains:
- a CDS encoding TIGR03842 family LLM class F420-dependent oxidoreductase, whose translation MEFAICFKGFVEPKRARALVRQAENAGFTYCWFYDSHILWRESYMAMAMCMEHTTKMRFGPCVTNPNTRDWSLAASMFGSLAKQSEGRFDIGLGRGDSAVRVMGLKPAPLKRLEEFTHVVKALVRGDEAQYGECPEPVKFPWAEGYELPVWVAAYGPKALSSAGRVGDGLILQIAEPSIVKWLASTAIEEGNKAGRDMSNYKVMSAAPAYFGTREECIAATRWFPAMVGNHVADIVEKYGTERDDIPPALTAYIKDRKGYDYSKHGQSDNPYLDFITDEIIEGFSVLGPAEQQVAKLNVLKDAGVTQFNIYLDNGKEEQIIAEYGEKIIPAFTA comes from the coding sequence ATGGAATTCGCTATTTGCTTTAAGGGCTTTGTTGAGCCCAAACGCGCCCGCGCCCTTGTGCGACAGGCCGAAAATGCCGGCTTCACCTACTGCTGGTTCTATGACAGCCACATTCTCTGGCGGGAGAGCTACATGGCCATGGCCATGTGCATGGAACACACCACCAAAATGCGCTTTGGCCCTTGCGTGACCAACCCGAACACCCGCGACTGGTCGCTGGCAGCCTCGATGTTCGGCTCGCTGGCCAAGCAGTCCGAAGGACGCTTTGACATCGGCCTTGGCCGTGGCGACAGCGCGGTGCGGGTCATGGGCCTTAAACCGGCGCCGCTGAAACGTCTGGAAGAATTCACCCACGTGGTCAAGGCGCTGGTGCGTGGCGACGAGGCCCAGTATGGCGAATGCCCCGAGCCGGTGAAATTTCCTTGGGCCGAGGGCTATGAGCTGCCGGTCTGGGTGGCCGCCTATGGTCCCAAGGCGCTGAGCTCTGCTGGGCGTGTCGGCGATGGCCTCATTCTGCAGATTGCCGAGCCGAGCATCGTCAAGTGGCTCGCCAGCACTGCCATTGAAGAGGGCAACAAGGCTGGCCGCGACATGTCCAACTACAAGGTCATGTCGGCTGCGCCTGCCTATTTTGGCACCAGGGAAGAATGCATCGCCGCAACGCGCTGGTTCCCGGCCATGGTGGGCAACCACGTTGCTGACATCGTCGAGAAATACGGCACCGAGCGGGACGATATTCCGCCAGCGTTGACCGCCTATATCAAGGATCGTAAGGGCTACGACTATTCCAAGCACGGCCAGAGCGACAATCCCTATCTTGATTTCATTACCGATGAAATTATTGAGGGCTTCAGCGTGCTGGGCCCGGCAGAGCAGCAGGTTGCCAAACTCAACGTCCTTAAAGACGCCGGTGTCACCCAGTTCAACATCTATCTCGACAACGGCAAGGAAGAACAGATCATCGCCGAATATGGCGAAAAGATCATCCCGGCTTTCACAGCCTGA
- the npdG gene encoding NADPH-dependent F420 reductase has translation MTIAIIGGTGPQGQGLALRFARAGVPVALGSRDAARAVEIGLALQQQLADDCAPITGVANEEAVRMADEIVILAVPFSGHNATLCALKPHLEGKILVDIVVPLKEGDPKKVEMPPEGSATEAAQALLGPEIPVVGALHNVSATTLKTLEWDINCDILVCGNSLAARKTVMDLIEKLGVTAYNAGDAEAARCIEAITPILIRINISKQVPFTHAGLKIWAPDH, from the coding sequence ATGACGATTGCAATCATTGGTGGTACAGGACCGCAAGGACAGGGGCTGGCGCTGAGATTTGCCCGTGCCGGTGTACCGGTCGCCCTGGGCTCGCGTGATGCAGCACGCGCCGTCGAAATCGGGTTGGCGTTGCAGCAGCAGCTGGCGGACGACTGTGCTCCGATCACCGGCGTGGCCAACGAGGAGGCTGTGCGGATGGCCGACGAGATCGTCATTCTCGCGGTGCCGTTCTCCGGCCACAACGCAACGCTCTGTGCCCTAAAGCCACATCTTGAGGGCAAGATCCTCGTCGACATCGTCGTACCCCTGAAGGAGGGCGATCCCAAAAAGGTTGAGATGCCGCCGGAAGGCTCGGCAACGGAAGCTGCGCAGGCGCTGCTGGGGCCGGAAATCCCAGTCGTTGGTGCGCTTCACAATGTCTCTGCAACAACACTGAAGACCCTCGAATGGGACATCAACTGTGACATTCTGGTCTGTGGCAATTCGCTGGCAGCCCGCAAGACCGTCATGGATCTCATCGAGAAACTCGGGGTCACGGCCTACAACGCCGGAGACGCCGAGGCAGCCCGTTGCATAGAGGCCATTACCCCGATTCTCATTCGCATCAACATATCCAAACAGGTGCCGTTCACCCATGCCGGGTTGAAGATCTGGGCCCCGGATCATTGA
- a CDS encoding acetyl-CoA C-acyltransferase translates to MRQAVIVSTARTPIGKAYRGAFNNLEGPSLAAHAVRAAMERVSLEGDAVEEITFGSALTQGSTGINVGRHIVLASGLPDTVAGSTIDRQCASGLNAIAIASHMIANEGVDVAIGGGLDSISLVQLEQYWNQYRYRDPNVRDSYYMSMIETAERVAEHYGVSREAQDAYALQSQQRTAAAQQAGRFDAEIIPVQTQKLVWDKGAGTNCEETVTLSRDECNRPQTTAEGLARLKPVLGPDKCVTAGNASQLSDGASACVLMEAQEANRRGLTPLGTLRGFAVAGCAAEEMGIGPVRAIPKLLARNGLKVDDIDIWEINEAFAAQLLYCRDALGIDNDRLNVNGGAISIGHPYGMSGARMAGHILIEGRRRGAKYGVVSMCIGGGQGAAGLFEIFPE, encoded by the coding sequence ATGCGCCAAGCCGTCATCGTTTCAACCGCCCGCACCCCCATCGGCAAGGCCTATCGGGGTGCCTTCAACAATCTCGAAGGCCCCAGTCTTGCTGCCCACGCCGTGCGTGCCGCGATGGAGCGGGTTTCTCTGGAGGGAGACGCCGTCGAGGAGATCACCTTCGGCTCGGCCCTGACGCAGGGCTCCACCGGCATCAACGTCGGACGTCACATCGTGCTTGCCTCCGGTCTGCCGGACACGGTTGCCGGGTCCACCATTGATCGGCAGTGTGCCTCCGGCCTCAATGCCATTGCCATTGCCTCGCACATGATCGCCAATGAAGGGGTCGATGTTGCCATCGGTGGCGGCCTTGACAGCATCTCGCTGGTGCAACTGGAGCAATATTGGAACCAGTATCGATACCGTGACCCGAATGTGCGAGACAGCTACTACATGTCGATGATCGAAACCGCCGAGCGGGTTGCCGAACACTATGGCGTCAGCCGCGAAGCGCAGGACGCCTACGCCCTGCAAAGCCAGCAACGCACGGCTGCGGCACAACAGGCCGGTCGCTTCGATGCCGAGATCATTCCCGTGCAGACACAGAAGCTGGTCTGGGACAAGGGAGCGGGAACCAATTGCGAAGAAACTGTCACCCTCAGCCGTGACGAATGCAACAGGCCGCAGACGACCGCCGAGGGGCTGGCGCGCCTCAAACCGGTGCTCGGGCCGGACAAATGCGTGACCGCCGGCAACGCCAGCCAACTGTCGGATGGGGCTTCGGCCTGTGTTCTGATGGAAGCGCAAGAGGCCAATCGCCGCGGCCTCACCCCACTTGGCACCCTGCGCGGCTTCGCCGTTGCCGGATGCGCTGCGGAGGAAATGGGGATCGGGCCGGTACGGGCCATCCCCAAACTGCTCGCCCGCAATGGCCTCAAGGTTGATGACATCGACATTTGGGAAATCAATGAGGCCTTCGCGGCGCAGCTTCTCTATTGTCGCGATGCGCTCGGCATCGACAATGACCGGCTCAATGTGAACGGCGGCGCCATTTCCATCGGCCACCCCTATGGCATGTCGGGGGCACGGATGGCAGGGCATATCCTCATCGAAGGCCGCAGACGTGGCGCGAAATATGGCGTCGTCAGCATGTGCATCGGCGGCGGTCAAGGAGCGGCCGGGCTGTTCGAGATCTTCCCCGAGTAA